Part of the Ziziphus jujuba cultivar Dongzao chromosome 8, ASM3175591v1 genome is shown below.
TGAACGATTTCCAACTCATGATcgattggaaaaaataaaaaaaataaaaaaataataaataaagaaagaagaagaagaagaaaacaggtTTAGTATAACAGAAGGAAGAGTTTGAACTGATCTTCTTCCTACTAACCCATACTCGTACCCTCAGTGCTAGTAGTTGGGTTAGTAAGAAATTTGTACTTTGACTAAGAGGGTCAAGGTGCATGTCTCACCATCATCTAATAGACAGGTTTGGCCAAAAGATCTGCAACGAAAGCCAGATTGGGTAGCAGGGGTACCTCATCTCACTCcaacctttatttattttagccaaaaaacaTTGTTTACACATTGTTTTGTCAAGCAAAAACAATTTTGAAGTCTACTTTTAGGCAGAAATAGAAAGATGAACTCTAAattataatgattaaaaaaactaGAGCTTACAAGGGAATTTTAGTAAAGCGGCTTAGCCACTATTAAACAGAAAGGAGGAGCAAGAGCAAGATTAATCCATGATTGACATCGAACAAGACTTAGTTATGAAACAAGGGAAGAGGGTCTTGGGCCGTTATATTTGAAAGTACAAAGCATTTGGGAAATTATTGCAAGCATGCAAACGCAATTGTGTTTTATTGATGAACTTAATTTTCCTAATGATCATAACATTCAGCCTGCATGCTGATGATCGGTTTTCCTTTTGGAATAGCTCAGTTCGTAAGAACTTTTGATGGGAATTTCCAcgttctaaattaaataaaatcctTTTCCacaatttactaaaaaaaaaaaaaaatagaagaagaaaattgcATTGTAAGATTTGTTTTGTACAATGAACCCTTTGGCTGCCCTTTTGACTTTATcatgtttgtgttttttgggTACTTTTTTGCCTTTTTAGGTGAAGATATTTTTTTAGCACTTGATTATCAGTACCAGGGAAAACCAATCCTTATGTTGGGCTCCATTGTTTATAGGAGGCCTACTTTGTGGTTGTATTATCGGaattttctaattgtttgaCCATCTTAAAGgttggaataaaaaaatttaaaaaaaatttataatcattTGGAtcctataaaatttattttatctaaacaaaattttaacacgttattaaaattgtatttgaccaataatcaaattttaaattttagtttttatgtaatttaaaaagtaataatggaagatttgatacaaaaattattatgtcAACCTAGTATAAAcctaattatatttacaatcaaattcatattaaatgtttaaagAGCTGagattcaaaattatatttattaaaccaataaattttatttttctaaatatgattttattatatcattaaacctattttttattactttttgaatttgaaaacgaTCAGGTCATTTTGATTTTaaccatactatatatataatcatgggTAATTGGCTTGTCTCCTCTTTTACGAGAATATGTTTTGGcattttagtctttttttttttttttttttggtccggAATAAATGGGCAATAGTTAGGAGAGGTGCGCCAGCGGCGAGCAAAAGTcgaattttgattaaaattttgtctttaaagtgtcaaaaaaaaaaaatcaatttaaggaTCATTTATGCAAGCAAAAATCAGTTTAAAAACCACTTTTGCAAGTAGAAATTGAGTTCAGATACCAAAATGCCAAAAGATAAACAAGCTCAGGAGCTAAAGTGCAAAAACATGTTCAACTTGATCAAGAGGCAAATATGCCAATGGcctaataattatatatatttaatatggttCAAGTAATAATATCCTCAAATTTAAAACTTGAAGATAAGTGGACTTGAATATCTAAAACAATTGGATGTGTGGAATTACTTGTACATATCCGATACATGTAATTCATAGGCTTTAGCTAAATGGTTAGCCCATTTATTCTCAATTTAAAACGCACCTCAATGCTGTTGATAGTGTAAGAAGTATGTATATTTGAAAGATTACAAGGATATTCCATTGGATTAATAACCCCACCTACCACTAGGCACATCCATATTGTAATATatagcatgcatatatatatatatatagggatatTCTACGGTGTGGATCGTTCGTATGCAGATGCATCAAAAaccgactttttttttttaaaaaaagcatcggctttatGTGTATGTGTACACAGCAAAACAGACGtttctttttaaaaagtatCGGTTTTGGATGTGGTTCACATGCGGAAGGTTCGTACCATagaactactatatatatatatataatcaagctCCTAGTAGGCCAATCTGATAGTTTttctattattgtttttctttttcaattttttaattgtgtTTAAAGGTCaaagttataaaaatttatttatgattatttaacTTCCTATAAAGCTCATTTcacttaaatatgattttagtacgttgttaaattcatatttagtcaataattgaattttaaacatTAAAGCATCTCTATTAGTACATCCATTTTGACATTACTATCTTTAAAATTGGCATTGACATGATTTCATTAATGGCAAATGTCAACTATTCCCATGTTTGTATTTCAAAAGGATTACAAATCTTTCCGTGAACCAACTCTTGCTAAAGTTATCTATTGGAGATGGGAAAGAACAGAACCTTTGGCATTAACATTCCAATAAACATGCTAAATAAATAGTATTGcacaattataaatattattaaatggtGAAAGGATCCACTTTTATCAATTAGAAAACaacattataataatttaagtaTTAAATTGTGATCAACTCCAGAAACTTTGTTACAGTGGAGTTCCCTGCCAAAATTTGTTTATTACAAATTTAGTGTTGAATTTGGCACCaagaatttcatttaaaaaaataaaaataaaaaaaaggcaaaatgtGCTCCTATGTCATATTTTGGCATTGGGATTACCAAAATGCAATGTAATTAGAGATACTCATTATTAGCTTTTGATGTGAAAGGTTTGATACTAAAATCATTAATTTGAGTATAATTCTATATATGTCAATATTATCTTATAAGGATATATTAATTCTATAAAAGCACGATacagtataaataaataacaataaaatgtaaatgATTAATTTACTCTGATTAATTAGCATTCTATCCTTACTTTGATTGGATTGAgagcgatatatatatatatatatatatataaatgtatgtatgTTCTCTTATAAACTATCCTCTTAGCTTATTCTAGAGGACATTCCAACGTGGTTACTAAAAATGGAATCCACATTttgtcatatttttttaatatttcttatgAAAGATTCACTTTActatattgaaaaattaaaaacaaaaaattttaaggattaacatataaaaccaaataaattagttaatttgagctttatttttattgtctatATCATATATCTCTTAGGATAAACTGGAAAATAATTCATGATAGATAGttttatatatagagatatacataattttttctataaaatgtGTACCCGTACATACATTTtacatcaaaattatatatatatatatatatatgagttagTCTCCCGTATGAGAATCCTAGATGATTTGTTATTCAGTATACCAATAAAGACAAGGGTTTTAACTAAAACTGTCATTAATGAGAGACATATTGACAATGGTTTATCaaaaaaacttcatttttaCTAATATTCTAGACAAAAAATCATTAGGGATTTATAATGGAGaccgataatatatatatatatataaattctcctATCATGATGTCATCTTGGTTtttttatgagatttgatttataaatttttatcctatttaaaaattgaaatttaaaaaatatatttaatattaaaatgactatatatatattggcccATTAACTAAAGTTACCCATGACATAATAGGTGATTTATCCCAtcatagcatatatatatatatatatgtatacatatatatttaatctctcgattatagaaaatttatttatctaaaacATTTTGTCTAGAATTTATCTTATAGAACGCCTGTTCGCATGCCTGTATCTAAAAGGTGTTGTCCCGGTAACGCTGGGACATAAAAATCTTGAataatacaatttatatatatatatatatataccggcTACAATAAGGATCGGCTGTATGCTATATATGAGGAGAATCCTTGGATTTGCTCATCTGTCATGAACGGGCTAGATTAAAACCTCCTCACGTGTGGATTTTGCCCAAAGCTTCCCTTCCCATTCGCTggtttttcttcccttctccTCTTCTCTTGCCCACACTTTCCTTCCCTTCCAGCCattagatggtaaaaaaatataaaaattggaaactccttaattttcttcttctgcaaCTTATTAATCCATAACAATCTTTCCATCTCCTTTCTTCTTCACCTTTAACCCGAAACCTTAAAACCAAATTTATATCCAAACACAAACCATAAAGTAAAATCTGTATCCAAATAGAAGTTCTAGTCCAAAAAATcttgatttcttcttcttcttctttttatttttattttattttatttttttttataaaataatctgagtatctatatatatttttctttctttggatGGGTAAGAGAATAGAGTGCGAGaggtaaagagagagagagagagaggagatctAGGCAGATTTCTTTGGATGGGTAAGAGAATAGAGTGCGAGAggtaaaaagagagagagagaaagagagagagaggagatcAGATTTGAACTTGTGGGTAtgtggaaagaagaagaaaaatcacAGTTAtgtgagaagaaagaagaagaaagaaaaagaggaggaGACAAATCCACAAGGGAGCTTTAATCTGGTCCGTTCGTGACAGATGAGCAAATCCAAAGCTCTCAATTTTAGCATATTTTTTGTCCTGATATATTGTATACGGCCGGTTCTTATTGTAGCCGgtctctatatatgtatatatatatatatatatatatatatataaataggccGGGTTTAATCAGAGAACGAAAGAGTTGAGTAGACACTTAATTACACATATTGTGTTAAAGATTTCGGaggaaatataataagaatattatCCAAATTGAAATGAACAACTCAGTGTCAATGGAGGTGTACACGTTCAAAGCATGTTGTACATGAACGTGGCAACTCACGCTGTCCCGAtaattggaataaaaaaaatggtatagAAAATTAGGGTGTTGGAAAATGCCAAAATCCCAATGATCATGGCATTCTAAGAAGGATGAATGGCCACAATTTCTTACCCGCTAAGAAAACCTGGATTTTGATAgatttctaatattttatataaatttcgtTACTATATTTCCACTTCTTGATGCTTCTGGGTCTGTCCCTCTTTTATGGCTTCTTTCAGTTGAAATGTCCATTTCCTAATTACGATCACCAAAATTTAGCTGCCCACCACCGTGGGTTACATATTTTTCATTGCGGTACAACATTGAGTTGACTTTCTACCAGTATTATTGGAATTATGTATTTGTTTGTGAAAGAATCAAAAGGTAATCCAAAAATGCTTCCTTCTCAGTCTCTGGACCCCcatcatttttctcttttttttcctgaaataaACCCCATCATCTCATCATTATGTTAGTCACCcatccaataataataataatgataaaaacacGGAGAGAAGCAtgatgcatgcatgcatgcgaTAATATATAAGACATGTggaaagatgatgatgatgaaagtCTAATATCATTCACCACTCACATAGGCAAATATCATCAAATCTTTTAGGGGTTGTTAGCTATATTAttcctttaattattttatagttaCACGCTTTCATTTTTAAACTAACGTATTTTTTGCACATtgatctttaaattatttttcatttacattTTAGTAGTATTGTCACTTAAAgtgcatttaattaatttaacaatgTCAAAATCATATCAGATTGtttgattttgtaattttattattcttactGTAATAAATAAGTTGTTTGCTTTAAAACtgctaaaaattaaagaaaaaataatttaaggatgaaaaaatataccaaaagctaaaatttaaatatataaaaaaaaaaatattaataaccaaGGAGCATATAAAAACTCTTCTTaaaaaactctaaaattttgctcaaatataatttgatttttttttcaaaaaaatataatttgtgtttttatttcaaaaatatcattagcatccttttatatttcaaaaaaatttatatatcattatcTTTCTACTTCATTGTTTCATTAATGCTCTTTGAACTTAtatcattcacattttttattatcttcctACTTCGTTGTTTCATTAATACTTTTTGAACTTAtatcattcatattttttattaaaaaaaaaatttaaaaaaaaaaaaaacactagttatcgttttaaaatttgaaagattaAATCCGCAACTACCACGagtcaatataaaatatacccTTTTGTAAATTAGTCAAAAGATGaagttatattaataattagcaaaaacaaaggaaaagacTATGAGAAAGAGTTGGAAGGTATTGAGAAGCTAGGGTGGTGGGGGCCACAATCGGATGCAGTCAGTCTCGCGAACATAATAAACTGTCATGGGACGTGGAAGCCTCACCACCGTTGCTTTCACTCtcattagaaattaaaataaaaggaaaaagaaaaagaagatgcacttgtttttcttttgtattcttCTTCGTACTGTTCTTCTTCcttgtttatttgtttctttcttctctctgtCTCTGGCTCTCTCTTGTGCATCTGCTTCATAATCACAAGATCATTGCCTGTTGATTTAGGGTTATATGCGTACATCGTCATATActtagaatatatatacatacagaaaaatttatatatctgTACATccattcatatatgtatatatatatacatatataactgCATACAGACAGAAAGAGCTGTTGATTTCTTGATTTTCCGAGCCAAATAAATATAAGCATAAAATCTTGTTGGCGATATATGGCTGCCCTTCAGTTTCAACAACAAGAACAGAAAGGAGGAGAAATGATGAAGGGAAATCCAGCAGTGGTGGATGAAGCTTCTTCAATGCAACTTCATCATCATCAGGTGCTAACTCTCCCTCTCTGTACTTGGTTGTCCAATTTCTTTCTGTCATATTTTCTCTATTAGTATCATAAACTAACAAGTTGGATTTGCATGTTATGAGAATGTTGCAGGGTGGTGGTTCCGTGGATGGAAGCCCCTCTGACACAGCATCCTCCATCTCATCACCTTCTGCTAAAGATACAACACCTCCTCTCAATCTCAAACAAACCCATGCCCATCAAACCTCCATCCATCCAAATCCCACTGCTTCTTATGGATTGTACTCTCCAGGTTTCTGCTCCACCATCTCACATACACCTCCTCATCGTCCTTCTTTATGGGTGCTTGATTATGATTTCATAGCGCTTACAGTAGAATTCTCTCAGGTTTTGATGCTTCCCTTCTTGGAGATATGGATAATCAACAATACTACATTGCTGGGAATGGAATGCTACTTCAATACCCTGTAACGTTCTTTATtactttcttaaatttttaattaatacatcttttttttaccatatgatCCTTCTTTCATGATTTACCTGCATTAATTTCACTCTCTGATTCTTGGTCCAATGGCCCAATGCTCCCCAAAACCCCTTACAGCTGTGAAAGCTGAATTCTATCCCAAATCAAAGAGACTTTACCGGCTGTGCTCTAAAAGGGCACCTTCTTTATGGTTGATTTGTGGCTCTAAGCTCGCTTTATCGTAATTATTTATGTATGGATTACCATGAATTTCTTATGTCGAACCATTTGAATCAAATTGTTAATCCCTTTAGATTGAATTTTGTACACCCTGTAATTAGACTATGTTTAGTAGAATGTAGAACTAGCCACATGAAGACAAGATCCTTATGCTGACTGATGATAGCGTTATTGTCTGAGGTATCCATTGAGTCACATCTTGTAGCATCCACAAGTACAATTGAGTCTCTTTTTCTCTAAGTAGTTTAAATCTCACGCAAACTTTTGCTGAAGTTGCTGGTTGTGATAACTGATAACTAAGCATACCAGTAAGCTTGTTACCTGTCCAAGAGCCTTTTCTTTCCTTCCATGGAAAATTAAACTTactcaccttttctttttcattcagGTCATGCAAGCCGATAATGGATCATTTTCCTATTTGATTTCAGGGTTTTATCCTGGCTATGATCCTTACACAACATATTTACCCATAACTAGCATTGGTGCTGATGGACAGTATTTTGGTCAGCAGGTGTATCCGCCAAGCCCTATGTTTCAACCACCCATTGCTTCCTCTGGATATGGCCTGAATTTTCTACCTCATGGGAACTTCGTACCATCACCGTACCTCTGGGATCCATCTCTTCTTGTCGGAGATGTTGCTTCTGGAAATGGCAATAATGGAGTTTTAGAAACTCCAGCCTCTAAACCTAGTTTTTCTGCACCAAGCCACACCCTTCCTCCACTGTCTAAATCTTTTACACATTCAGACTTAAACAGTCCTTCATTGGATGTCTCATCAGGTCACAACAATAAGCTAAAATCATTCAACAAGGTATTGTCCATTTTTGTGCTTGTGTGCAATTGTCTCCTTCCCTCAAGAAATTATGCTGATTCATTCAACAACATTTCAGGCCTCACAATATGGTTCAAAAATCCAGTCTGATGTACCTCCTAAAGGTTACTTTGCTCTTACAAAATTTCCAGTCTATAATCAAGTCTATCCAAACAACCCAATCGATTCAAAATCAAATGCAAAGAAATGGGATGGAAATGAAAATTGGAAAACAAGAAGTAAGGTTACTGGTGCAACTGATATTAATATACTCAATGAAAACCATGGTACCGGGAAAGGTAATGCTACTGGATCTCTGGGTACTGATGGGAATGGAAACTTAGACAGCATAACCTCTCCAATAAGGAAGGATCAATATAACCTCCCTGACTTTGCAACCAGATATGATCATGCATTTTTCTTTGTCATTAAATCTTACAGTGAAGATGATATCCATAAAAGCATCAAGTACAATGTTTGGGCTAGTACACCTAATGGGAATAAGAGGCTTGATACTGCATATAAAGATGCACAAAAAAGGGTGTCAGAGAAAGGCAACAAGTGTCCtgtattccttttcttttcggTATGCTTTATAGTTTAtctaccattttttttaattcatgatTGCTTTTTATCTTCCAGAATCAGTGATTAatgctgcctttttttttttttttttttttttttgggggggggggggcaattGTTGTATGGTTCAGGTAAATGCAAGTGGTCAGTTCTGTGGAGTAGCTGAAATGACTGGTGGGGTTGATTTTAATAAGAACATGAATTTCTGGCAACAGGATAAGTGGAATGGTTATTTCCCAGTCAAGTGGCATATCATAAAAGATGTTCCAAACCAACAACTACGACATATTATACTTGAGAATAATGAGAACAAACCTGTAACCAATAGTAGAGACACTCAGGAGGTGTGCACAACTGATTGGTAGTCAAGTTTATGTTTGTGCAACCTAATCCAGTTAAAGCTTACATGTATGACTCTGTATTTACAGGTGAAATTCCATCGGGGTATTGAGATACTGAGTATTCTGAAAAATTATGTACCCAATACATCCATAttggatgactttgattttTATGAAAGCCGCCAGAAAGTGATACAAGAGAAGAGGATCAGGCATTCTACACTTGACTGTAATCTACAGGTCTGCCACCACTTTTCTACTACTTTCTCTGTTTTTAGCCTTTTATTAACCCTTTGTGGCTACGAATGGATTCTTAATacctttttcatcatttttttatttttatttattcatttattttttagaaagtaAAGTGATTTGCTGGTTTTTGTTCTCGTTACAATGTTTTAGTTGGTGCATGTAGTAGTGGGACCCTGTAGATGTAATTAAATGAGCAAGAATTTGGGAATCATTTGTTGTCGATCAACAATCATAAGGTCTGGAGctcttggtttcaaaattctaaaacatttcttttatattaagaAATGATCAGGAATAAAGCAGGTGTTCTTATTTAAAATAGAAAGTGGAGAATGTTGTGCAGTGACTTTATTCTATTCCTAGGGATGGAGGGTCATAGCATCAAtctttttctcctcttttcaCCATTTACTCTCAATTTCTGCAAGACTTGATTGTATGTGTCTAACAATGTTgcctgtgcttttttttttcccttttt
Proteins encoded:
- the LOC107424500 gene encoding YTH domain-containing protein ECT2 isoform X1 — translated: MAALQFQQQEQKGGEMMKGNPAVVDEASSMQLHHHQGGGSVDGSPSDTASSISSPSAKDTTPPLNLKQTHAHQTSIHPNPTASYGLYSPGFDASLLGDMDNQQYYIAGNGMLLQYPVMQADNGSFSYLISGFYPGYDPYTTYLPITSIGADGQYFGQQVYPPSPMFQPPIASSGYGLNFLPHGNFVPSPYLWDPSLLVGDVASGNGNNGVLETPASKPSFSAPSHTLPPLSKSFTHSDLNSPSLDVSSGHNNKLKSFNKASQYGSKIQSDVPPKGYFALTKFPVYNQVYPNNPIDSKSNAKKWDGNENWKTRSKVTGATDINILNENHGTGKGNATGSLGTDGNGNLDSITSPIRKDQYNLPDFATRYDHAFFFVIKSYSEDDIHKSIKYNVWASTPNGNKRLDTAYKDAQKRVSEKGNKCPVFLFFSVNASGQFCGVAEMTGGVDFNKNMNFWQQDKWNGYFPVKWHIIKDVPNQQLRHIILENNENKPVTNSRDTQEVKFHRGIEILSILKNYVPNTSILDDFDFYESRQKVIQEKRIRHSTLDCNLQKVDELTSSF
- the LOC107424500 gene encoding YTH domain-containing protein ECT2 isoform X2, which translates into the protein MAALQFQQQEQKGGEMMKGNPAVVDEASSMQLHHHQGGGSVDGSPSDTASSISSPSAKDTTPPLNLKQTHAHQTSIHPNPTASYGLYSPGFDASLLGDMDNQQYYIAGNGMLLQYPVYPPSPMFQPPIASSGYGLNFLPHGNFVPSPYLWDPSLLVGDVASGNGNNGVLETPASKPSFSAPSHTLPPLSKSFTHSDLNSPSLDVSSGHNNKLKSFNKASQYGSKIQSDVPPKGYFALTKFPVYNQVYPNNPIDSKSNAKKWDGNENWKTRSKVTGATDINILNENHGTGKGNATGSLGTDGNGNLDSITSPIRKDQYNLPDFATRYDHAFFFVIKSYSEDDIHKSIKYNVWASTPNGNKRLDTAYKDAQKRVSEKGNKCPVFLFFSVNASGQFCGVAEMTGGVDFNKNMNFWQQDKWNGYFPVKWHIIKDVPNQQLRHIILENNENKPVTNSRDTQEVKFHRGIEILSILKNYVPNTSILDDFDFYESRQKVIQEKRIRHSTLDCNLQKVDELTSSF